The Ranitomeya imitator isolate aRanImi1 chromosome 8, aRanImi1.pri, whole genome shotgun sequence genome window below encodes:
- the LOC138647043 gene encoding uncharacterized protein isoform X1: MNRPRPIIHLPHPIMYRPSPIILTTSYNVQATFYDVQATFYNVQATSYNVQATSYNVQAMFFNTLSTSHNVQATSYNVQATSYNVQATSHNEQATFYNVQATSYNTLSTSYTVQATSYNVQATFYNVQATSYNTLTTSRNVQATSYNTLITSLNVQATSYNTLITSRNVQAMSYNTLITSRNVQATSYNTLITSYTVQATPYNTLTTSYTVQATSYNVQATFYNVQATSYNTLITSLNVQATSYTTLITSHNVQATSYNTLTTSHNVQATSYNTLITSYTVQATFYNVQATSYNTLITSCNVQATSYNILITSRNVQATSYNTLITSLNVQATSYNTLTTSHNVQATSYNTLITSHNVQATSYNTLITSLNVQSTSYNTLITSHNVQATSYNTLTASHNVQATPCNALTTSYNVQATSYNTLITSHNVQATSYNALTASHNVQATPCNALTTSYNAHTRYLL, encoded by the exons ATGAACAGGCCACGTCCTATAATACACTTACCGCATCCTATAATGTACAGGCCAAGTCCTATAATACTGACCACATCCTATAATGTACAGGCCACTTTCTATGATGTACAGGCGACGTTCTATAATGTACAGGCCACATCCTATAATGTACAGGCCACATCCTATAATGTACAGGCCATGTTCTTTAATACACTGTCCACATCCCATAATGTACAGGCCACGTCCTATAATGTACAG GCCACGTCCTATAATGTACAGGCCACATCGCATAATGAACAGGCCACGTTCTATAATGTACAGGCCACGTCCTATAATACACTGAGCACATCCTATACTGTACAGGCCACGTCCTATAATGTACAGGCCACGTTCTATAATGTACAGGCCACATCCTATAATACACTGACCACATCCCGTAATGTACAGGCCACGTCCTATAATACACTGATCACATCCCTTAATGTACAGGCCACGTCCTATAATACACTGATCACATCCCGTAATGTACAGGCCATGTCCTATAATACACTGATCACATCCCGTAATGTACAGGCCACGTCCTATAATACACTGATCACATCCTATACTGTACAGGCCACGCCCTATAATACACTGACCACATCCTATACTGTACAGGCCACGTCCTATAATGTACAGGCCACGTTCTATAATGTACAGGCCACGTCCTATAATACACTGATCACATCCCTTAATGTACAGGCCACGTCCTATACTACACTGATCACATCCCATAATGTACAGGCCACGTCCTATAATACACTGACCACATCCCATAATGTACAGGCCACGTCCTATAATACACTGATCACATCCTATACTGTACAGGCCACGTTCTATAATGTACAGGCCACGTCCTATAATACACTGATCACATCCTGTAATGTACAGGCCACGTCCTATAATATACTGATCACATCCCGTAATGTACAGGCCACGTCCTATAATACACTGATCACATCCCTTAATGTACAGGCCACGTCCTATAATACACTGACCACATCCCATAATGTACAGGCCACGTCCTATAATACACTGATCACATCCCATAATGTACAGGCCACCTCCTATAATACACTGATCACATCCCTTAATGTACAGTCCACGTCCTATAATACACTGATCACATCCCATAATGTACAGGCCACGTCCTATAATACACTGACTGCATCCCATAATGTACAGGCCACGCCCTGTAACGCACTGACAACGTCCTATAATGTACAGGCCACGTCCTATAATACACTGATCACATCCCATAATGTACAGGCCACGTCCTATAATGCACTGACCGCATCCCATAATGTACAGGCCACGCCCTGTAACGCACTGACAACGTCCTATAATGCACATACCAGATATCTGCTGTGA
- the LOC138647043 gene encoding uncharacterized protein isoform X3 → MSGPLLLGRRLPLFVLLGVLAGISADDHCTCIVLEEEADWALLKSDRCCVNLTLSVSALEWNLFTALPSLRVLDLSNSGILEITDSEGGRNQTLVEMLYMDHNHLTELPGGFLSNAPNVRVLHLEFNKLRHLPSNFLQVSDLLQELHLSHNNLRSFPTSLLRPSLTTFGFLNNSLDCSCAFYDQLEPRIRANDSRLLLDDIVCASPKDSNGRKILDVPRSSVCRSHSLTIALICIPLVVLVLLTCWYVCCRRQKGAFPSTRRECSLVTVDRNGAGSMGGYHQSEPRNNFQKELREQDTHQFKDPILLRPSAALLGSSRDLYEEVEIKMGTSADSLVVDGQDGCVGPGLMLSVQEEEEEEEEEEEVQMKPDEPGVETVSVTDVMKDSSDREKLYLNQTADYYSLVPDIELEDSDHCEYESVDLS, encoded by the coding sequence GTCCTCTCCTCTTGGGACGCCGGCTACCCTTGTTCGTTCTTCTGGGGGTCCTGGCTGGCATTTCTGCAGATGACCACTGTACATGCATCGTCCTGGAGGAGGAGGCGGACTGGGCGCTGCTGaagtctgatcgctgctgtgtgaacCTCACCCTCTCTGTGAGCGCCCTGGAGTGGAACCTCTTCACCGCCCTCCCCAGCCTCCGGGTCTTGGATCTTTCCAACTCTGGGATTCTGGAAATCACCGACTCCGAGGGGGGAAGGAACCAGACGCTGGTGGAGATGTTGTACATGGACCACAATCACCTGACGGAGCTTCCTGGTGGTTTCTTGAGCAACGCTCCCAACGTGAGGGTTCTCCACCTTGAGTTCAACAAGCTGCGCCACCTTCCTTCCAACTTCTTACAAGTGTCTGACCTCCTCCAGGAACTCCACCTGAGCCACAACAACCTGCGCTCCTTCCCCACCAGTCTCTTGAGACCGTCTCTCACCACTTTTGGTTTCCTCAACAATTCCCTGGACTGCAGCTGTGCCTTTTATGACCAACTGGAGCCCAGGATCCGCGCCAATGACTCCCGGCTCCTGCTGGATGACATTGTCTGTGCTTCTCCGAAAGACTCCAATGGAAGGAAAATCCTGGATGTCCCAAGATCCTCTGTCTGCCGCTCCCACAGTTTGACCATAGCCTTGATCTGTATCCCACTGGTGGTGCTGGTCCTGCTCACGTGCTGGTACGTCTGCTGCCGAAGACAAAAAGGAGCGTTTCCCAGCACAAGGCGCGAGTGTAGCCTGGTCACCGTGGATCGCAATGGGGCCGGGAGTATGGGAGGCTATCATCAATCTGAACCCCGGAACAACTTCCAGAAAGAGCTGAGGGAACAAGACACCCATCAGTTCAAGGACCCCATTCTCCTGAGACCATCCGCCGCCCTTCTGGGGAGCAGCCGAGACCTCTACGAAGAGGTGGAGATCAAGATGGGGACCTCTGCCGACTCCCTGGTGGTCGATGGACAGGACGGCTGTGTGGGTCCAGGCCTGATGTTGTCTgtacaagaggaagaagaagaagaagaagaggaagaagaggtgcAGATGAAGCCGGATGAACCAGGAGTGGAAACTGTCAGTGTGACCGACGTGATGAAGGACTCTAGTGACCGAGAGAAGCTTTATCTGAACCAGACTGCGGACTATTACAGTCTGGTGCCAGACATTGAGCTGGAGGACTCTGACCATTGTGAGTATGAGAGCGTCGACCTCTCGTGA
- the LOC138647043 gene encoding uncharacterized protein isoform X2: MFFNTLSTSHNVQATSYNVQATSYNVQATSHNEQAMFFNTLTTSHNVQATSYNVQATSHNEQATFYNVQATSYNTLSTSYTVQATSYNVQATFYNVQATSYNTLTTSRNVQATSYNTLITSLNVQATSYNTLITSRNVQAMSYNTLITSRNVQATSYNTLITSYTVQATPYNTLTTSYTVQATSYNVQATFYNVQATSYNTLITSLNVQATSYTTLITSHNVQATSYNTLTTSHNVQATSYNTLITSYTVQATFYNVQATSYNTLITSCNVQATSYNILITSRNVQATSYNTLITSLNVQATSYNTLTTSHNVQATSYNTLITSHNVQATSYNTLITSLNVQSTSYNTLITSHNVQATSYNTLTASHNVQATPCNALTTSYNVQATSYNTLITSHNVQATSYNALTASHNVQATPCNALTTSYNAHTRYLL, translated from the coding sequence ATGTTCTTTAATACACTGTCCACATCCCATAATGTACAGGCCACGTCCTATAATGTACAGGCCACGTCCTATAATGTACAGGCCACATCGCATAATGAACAGGCCATGTTCTTTAATACACTGACCACATCCCATAATGTACAGGCCACGTCCTATAATGTACAGGCCACATCGCATAATGAACAGGCCACGTTCTATAATGTACAGGCCACGTCCTATAATACACTGAGCACATCCTATACTGTACAGGCCACGTCCTATAATGTACAGGCCACGTTCTATAATGTACAGGCCACATCCTATAATACACTGACCACATCCCGTAATGTACAGGCCACGTCCTATAATACACTGATCACATCCCTTAATGTACAGGCCACGTCCTATAATACACTGATCACATCCCGTAATGTACAGGCCATGTCCTATAATACACTGATCACATCCCGTAATGTACAGGCCACGTCCTATAATACACTGATCACATCCTATACTGTACAGGCCACGCCCTATAATACACTGACCACATCCTATACTGTACAGGCCACGTCCTATAATGTACAGGCCACGTTCTATAATGTACAGGCCACGTCCTATAATACACTGATCACATCCCTTAATGTACAGGCCACGTCCTATACTACACTGATCACATCCCATAATGTACAGGCCACGTCCTATAATACACTGACCACATCCCATAATGTACAGGCCACGTCCTATAATACACTGATCACATCCTATACTGTACAGGCCACGTTCTATAATGTACAGGCCACGTCCTATAATACACTGATCACATCCTGTAATGTACAGGCCACGTCCTATAATATACTGATCACATCCCGTAATGTACAGGCCACGTCCTATAATACACTGATCACATCCCTTAATGTACAGGCCACGTCCTATAATACACTGACCACATCCCATAATGTACAGGCCACGTCCTATAATACACTGATCACATCCCATAATGTACAGGCCACCTCCTATAATACACTGATCACATCCCTTAATGTACAGTCCACGTCCTATAATACACTGATCACATCCCATAATGTACAGGCCACGTCCTATAATACACTGACTGCATCCCATAATGTACAGGCCACGCCCTGTAACGCACTGACAACGTCCTATAATGTACAGGCCACGTCCTATAATACACTGATCACATCCCATAATGTACAGGCCACGTCCTATAATGCACTGACCGCATCCCATAATGTACAGGCCACGCCCTGTAACGCACTGACAACGTCCTATAATGCACATACCAGATATCTGCTGTGA